In one Mycobacterium sp. NBC_00419 genomic region, the following are encoded:
- a CDS encoding Gfo/Idh/MocA family protein yields MADSGTPVRIGVLGAAHVAPAVVIKPAKGRTDVVVAAVAARDVSRAEEFATKYGIARVHDSYEALLADPDVDAVYNPLPNALHGKWTRAALSAGKHVLCEKPLTANADEAREIAELTSASGRVVMEGLYYRYLPFAARVHAIIASGELGTLQRIEAANCFWLPKFSNVRYEYSMGGGSLMDLGCYVVDLVRTFGGSTPEVVSAQAQLRSPEVDRAMTAELRFAGGLTGRLRCSLWSKDLPHFSAKIVGDRGELRLNPLAPFQRFTVRTGEGKRVERFALRSLYADQLEAFAAAVLRGEPVKTTPAEAVENMTVIDAIYSAAGLSARKPA; encoded by the coding sequence ATGGCTGACAGTGGTACGCCGGTACGGATCGGCGTACTCGGCGCGGCGCATGTCGCGCCCGCAGTGGTGATCAAACCCGCCAAGGGGCGCACCGACGTTGTGGTTGCCGCGGTGGCGGCCCGGGATGTGTCACGTGCCGAGGAGTTCGCGACCAAGTACGGCATCGCGCGCGTACACGACAGCTACGAGGCTCTGCTCGCCGATCCTGACGTGGATGCCGTCTACAACCCGCTACCGAATGCCTTGCACGGCAAATGGACACGCGCCGCACTGTCTGCAGGCAAGCACGTGTTGTGCGAGAAGCCACTGACAGCCAACGCTGACGAGGCTCGCGAGATCGCCGAGCTCACCAGCGCATCGGGCAGGGTGGTGATGGAGGGGTTGTACTACCGCTATCTCCCGTTCGCCGCGCGGGTCCATGCGATTATCGCCTCGGGGGAGTTGGGCACCCTGCAACGCATCGAGGCGGCCAATTGTTTTTGGCTCCCGAAGTTCTCCAATGTCCGCTACGAATACTCCATGGGCGGCGGATCCTTGATGGATCTCGGCTGTTACGTCGTCGACCTGGTGCGCACCTTCGGTGGTTCGACCCCGGAAGTGGTTTCCGCCCAGGCCCAATTACGCAGTCCCGAAGTGGACCGTGCCATGACGGCCGAATTGCGGTTCGCCGGCGGGCTTACCGGCCGGCTGCGCTGCTCGCTGTGGTCGAAGGACCTGCCGCACTTCAGCGCCAAGATCGTCGGCGATCGCGGGGAGTTGCGGCTCAACCCGCTGGCGCCGTTCCAGCGGTTCACCGTTCGAACAGGCGAGGGTAAACGGGTGGAGCGCTTCGCCTTGCGCAGCCTCTACGCCGATCAGCTCGAAGCTTTCGCCGCCGCGGTACTGCGCGGTGAACCGGTGAAGACCACACCGGCCGAGGCCGTCGAGAACATGACGGTCATCGACGCGATCTACTCTGCAGCCGGCTTATCGGCCAGAAAGCCCGCCTGA
- a CDS encoding TylF/MycF/NovP-related O-methyltransferase: MTQPDVRSLYLDLLRRNLTRYGMHERIPSEWPLRRRLLLKTVNNVLPRLSGSDARGRNQRELGLDWPAEAETMIGMKRLTNLQEAVETVIKEDIPGDLIECGVWRGGACILMRAVLAAYDDHTRSVWLADSFQGVPKSDPDNYKADKGIRAEFAAGILGVSEAEVRSNFERYGLLDDQVRFLPGWFKDTLADAPIESISVLRLDGDLYESTIQGLDALYPRLSPGGFCIVDDYLAVKACEQAVTDYRTKHGITGEIVNIDGTGVFWRK, encoded by the coding sequence ATCACCCAACCCGACGTTCGTTCTCTGTACCTTGACCTGCTTCGGCGCAATCTGACCCGGTACGGGATGCACGAGCGGATTCCCTCGGAGTGGCCGCTGCGGCGCCGGCTGCTGCTCAAGACGGTCAACAACGTCCTGCCGCGGCTCTCCGGCTCGGACGCGCGTGGCCGCAATCAGCGCGAACTGGGTCTGGACTGGCCGGCCGAGGCCGAGACGATGATCGGGATGAAGCGGCTGACGAACCTGCAGGAAGCCGTCGAGACCGTCATCAAGGAAGACATCCCCGGCGATCTCATCGAGTGCGGGGTCTGGCGCGGCGGCGCGTGCATCCTCATGCGTGCGGTGCTCGCGGCCTACGACGACCACACTCGCTCGGTATGGCTGGCCGACTCGTTCCAGGGTGTGCCCAAGTCGGATCCGGATAACTACAAGGCCGATAAGGGCATCCGGGCGGAGTTCGCCGCCGGAATTCTGGGTGTGTCCGAAGCCGAGGTCCGGTCCAACTTCGAGCGCTACGGCCTGCTCGACGACCAGGTGCGCTTCCTGCCCGGTTGGTTCAAGGACACGCTGGCTGATGCCCCAATCGAGAGCATCTCGGTGCTCCGGCTGGACGGCGATCTCTACGAATCCACCATCCAGGGACTCGACGCGCTCTACCCGCGGCTGTCGCCGGGTGGGTTCTGCATCGTCGATGACTATCTCGCGGTGAAAGCATGCGAGCAGGCGGTCACCGACTACCGGACCAAGCACGGGATCACCGGGGAGATCGTCAACATCGACGGCACCGGCGTCTTCTGGCGCAAGTAG
- a CDS encoding glycosyltransferase, with the protein MKVVLAFYGTRGDVEPGIALGRELMRRGHQVCMAVPPDLIGSVESVGLSAVAYGPDTQAWLEDTRDFWAYFFRNFWRVRDVKKHFQESREPGARAWAEMSTMLTALTADADLIITGVSYEELAINVADYHDIPLATLLWFPIRVNGHLVPKLPAPVTRAAMKAYEWLVWLGLKKVEDAQRRELRLPPVKGPVSRRIAERRAMEIQAYDDVCFPGLAAEWESWGGQRPFVGTLTLELATAADDDVASWIAAGSPPICFGFGSIPVQSPAEMLAMIASVCSQLGERALLCAGWTDFSSAPQFDHVKVVGAVNYATVFPACRAVVHHGGAGTTAASMRAGVPTLILWMADVQVIWGAAIKRLKVGTARRFSTANEKTLLADLRTILAPDYAVRARSIAAQMDGPAHSVAAAADHVEKFAVGRLG; encoded by the coding sequence ATGAAAGTTGTGCTGGCTTTCTACGGAACCCGCGGAGACGTCGAACCCGGGATCGCGCTGGGTCGCGAACTCATGCGCCGTGGCCACCAGGTGTGCATGGCGGTGCCGCCCGATCTCATCGGGTCGGTCGAATCCGTCGGGCTCTCGGCGGTCGCGTATGGCCCGGACACGCAGGCGTGGCTGGAAGACACCCGTGACTTCTGGGCCTACTTCTTCCGCAACTTCTGGCGGGTCCGCGACGTCAAGAAGCACTTTCAGGAGTCGCGCGAACCAGGCGCCCGGGCGTGGGCAGAGATGAGCACGATGCTCACGGCGCTGACCGCGGACGCCGATCTGATCATCACCGGGGTGAGCTATGAGGAACTCGCGATCAATGTCGCCGACTATCACGACATCCCGCTGGCCACGCTGCTGTGGTTCCCGATCCGCGTCAACGGCCATCTCGTTCCGAAGCTGCCCGCACCGGTGACGCGTGCCGCGATGAAGGCTTACGAGTGGCTGGTGTGGTTGGGGCTGAAGAAGGTCGAGGACGCCCAACGCCGGGAGTTGCGCCTGCCGCCGGTCAAAGGGCCGGTATCGCGGCGCATCGCCGAGCGCCGTGCGATGGAGATTCAGGCCTATGACGACGTGTGCTTTCCGGGGCTGGCAGCGGAGTGGGAGAGCTGGGGCGGGCAGCGCCCCTTCGTCGGCACCCTCACATTGGAGTTGGCCACCGCCGCCGACGACGACGTGGCCTCGTGGATCGCGGCGGGCAGCCCGCCCATCTGTTTCGGATTCGGGAGCATCCCGGTGCAGTCACCGGCCGAGATGCTCGCCATGATCGCGTCGGTGTGCTCGCAGCTCGGTGAGCGCGCCTTGCTGTGTGCCGGCTGGACCGACTTCAGCAGTGCCCCGCAGTTCGACCACGTCAAGGTGGTCGGCGCGGTGAACTACGCGACGGTCTTTCCGGCCTGTCGGGCCGTCGTGCACCACGGCGGAGCGGGTACCACCGCTGCGAGCATGCGTGCGGGGGTTCCGACGCTGATCCTGTGGATGGCCGACGTCCAGGTGATCTGGGGGGCGGCGATCAAACGGCTCAAGGTGGGAACCGCGCGACGCTTTTCCACCGCCAACGAGAAGACCTTGCTGGCCGACCTGCGCACGATCCTCGCCCCGGACTACGCCGTTCGAGCCCGCAGTATCGCCGCGCAGATGGACGGGCCGGCGCACAGCGTGGCCGCTGCCGCCGACCACGTCGAGAAGTTTGCCGTCGGGCGTCTTGGCTAA
- a CDS encoding sulfotransferase family protein gives MIAPYCVAVTGSRESGSRPVLLFVLGFGRSGTSALARVLSLCGATLPAGLLGATSDNPRGCFEPRAAIHLNESILRSHGSSGYDPTLRMQEEGVFDERERATWIAKIRAYLASLPDAPLVVIKEPKITMLTDLWFEAAGLAGFDVAAIIAIRHPDEVVGSLERRSSQQRYVRNSAALTSAWWLKFTLLAERNTRGIPRVFLDYTNLLEDWRREMKRAAVALSVDLDARDEPVIDEFLTSDLHHHRRIGPVPEPFGTDWLSSVYESMSAAACDEPWDPTKLDHVFEQYRSAERGFRMVFEDHGRYRNINRAMPPFLIKLVLGGLALLHRRRGTWT, from the coding sequence ATGATCGCACCCTATTGTGTCGCTGTGACCGGAAGTCGGGAGTCGGGATCGCGGCCGGTCCTCTTGTTCGTACTGGGCTTCGGCCGCTCTGGGACCTCTGCACTTGCGCGGGTGCTGTCGCTGTGCGGCGCTACTCTTCCTGCCGGGCTGTTGGGCGCAACCTCGGACAATCCGCGCGGCTGCTTCGAACCACGTGCCGCGATCCATCTCAACGAATCAATTCTCCGTAGCCATGGCAGCTCCGGCTACGACCCGACCCTGCGCATGCAGGAGGAGGGTGTGTTCGACGAGCGCGAGCGAGCCACCTGGATCGCCAAGATCAGGGCGTACCTGGCCTCGTTGCCGGATGCGCCCCTGGTAGTGATCAAGGAGCCGAAGATCACGATGCTGACGGACCTGTGGTTCGAGGCTGCGGGGCTGGCGGGCTTCGACGTCGCGGCCATCATTGCGATACGACACCCGGATGAGGTGGTCGGATCGCTCGAGAGACGGAGCAGCCAGCAGCGCTACGTTCGGAACTCGGCCGCGCTGACCAGCGCATGGTGGCTCAAGTTCACCCTGCTCGCCGAGCGCAACACCCGCGGAATCCCCAGAGTGTTCCTCGACTACACCAACCTCTTGGAGGACTGGCGCCGGGAGATGAAACGGGCAGCCGTGGCACTCTCGGTTGATCTCGATGCCCGCGACGAACCGGTCATCGACGAGTTCCTGACCTCAGACCTGCACCATCATCGGCGGATAGGTCCGGTGCCGGAACCGTTCGGGACCGACTGGCTGTCTTCGGTCTACGAGTCGATGAGCGCTGCGGCGTGCGACGAGCCTTGGGACCCAACAAAGTTGGACCACGTCTTCGAGCAATACCGGAGCGCCGAACGAGGATTTCGGATGGTGTTCGAGGATCACGGACGCTATCGCAATATCAACCGCGCCATGCCGCCGTTCCTCATCAAGCTCGTATTGGGCGGGCTCGCGCTGCTACATCGGCGTCGTGGGACGTGGACCTAG
- a CDS encoding MFS transporter yields MPAEPATLPEAGRRIPPWMRSRRFIGAVSAIGGVQLMATMDGPVVVFALPRIQNELGLSDAGRSWVITAYMLTFGGLILLGGRLGDTIGRRRTFIGGVALFTAASVLCGIAWDGGSLVVARLLHGAAAAIVAPTCMALVATTFPKGPSRNAAAAVFGAMASLGAVLGLVVGGMLTGVSWRLAFLVNVPIGLLVIYLGRTMLQETEKERMKLDAAGAALATVVCTATVFGLSMGPEKGWLSVWVLGSAALALVGFLVFAMVERTAPNPVVPLSLFLDRSRVATFASMFLVRGVGFTLTVVIALYVQNIMGYTPLAAGISFIPFTIAMAVGTAAASRAVMRFSPRVVVIAGAVLLLGAILYGSTINRDLSYFPNLLVPMTVGAIGLGLINVPLGLSLIASVGSDRIGPASAVSVMLQSLGGPLVLVAVQVMITTRNMRLGGTNGPTTAMNDAQLDALDHGYTYGLMWLGAVVVLMIGVALLIGYTAQEVAHAQKTQKDQNESDSDDRQEFGAR; encoded by the coding sequence ATGCCGGCCGAGCCCGCCACGCTGCCTGAAGCAGGACGGCGTATCCCACCGTGGATGCGTTCCCGACGCTTCATCGGCGCGGTTTCCGCGATCGGCGGCGTCCAACTGATGGCCACAATGGACGGCCCGGTGGTCGTTTTCGCACTGCCGAGAATTCAGAACGAACTGGGCCTGTCGGACGCCGGACGAAGCTGGGTGATCACCGCCTACATGCTGACCTTCGGCGGCCTCATCCTGCTGGGTGGCCGCCTCGGCGACACCATCGGCCGCAGGCGGACCTTCATCGGCGGGGTCGCACTGTTCACCGCCGCCTCGGTGCTCTGCGGTATCGCCTGGGATGGCGGCTCCCTGGTCGTCGCCCGCCTGCTGCACGGCGCGGCAGCCGCGATCGTCGCCCCCACGTGTATGGCGCTGGTGGCCACGACGTTTCCCAAGGGGCCGAGCCGCAATGCCGCTGCCGCGGTGTTCGGTGCGATGGCCAGTCTCGGCGCGGTCCTCGGACTGGTAGTCGGCGGCATGCTGACCGGAGTGTCGTGGCGATTGGCGTTCCTGGTCAACGTGCCGATCGGCCTGCTGGTCATCTACCTGGGGCGCACCATGCTGCAGGAAACCGAGAAAGAACGGATGAAGCTCGACGCCGCCGGGGCGGCGTTGGCCACTGTGGTCTGCACCGCCACCGTGTTCGGCTTGTCGATGGGGCCCGAGAAGGGATGGTTGTCGGTCTGGGTGCTCGGCTCCGCCGCGCTGGCCCTCGTCGGCTTCCTGGTGTTCGCGATGGTCGAGCGGACGGCGCCCAACCCGGTTGTCCCATTGAGCCTGTTTCTCGACCGCAGTCGCGTGGCCACCTTCGCGTCGATGTTTCTGGTTCGGGGTGTCGGTTTCACCTTGACGGTCGTCATCGCGCTCTACGTGCAGAACATCATGGGTTACACCCCGCTGGCTGCTGGCATCAGCTTCATCCCGTTCACCATCGCCATGGCGGTGGGAACCGCGGCGGCGTCGCGGGCGGTGATGCGCTTCTCGCCGCGGGTGGTCGTCATCGCCGGCGCCGTCCTGCTGCTGGGTGCCATCCTCTACGGCTCAACGATCAACCGGGATCTGTCTTACTTCCCCAATCTGTTGGTACCCATGACGGTTGGGGCCATCGGTCTGGGCTTGATCAACGTTCCGCTCGGGTTGTCATTGATCGCCAGCGTCGGCTCCGACCGGATCGGGCCTGCCTCGGCCGTGTCGGTGATGTTGCAGAGCCTCGGCGGTCCGCTGGTGCTGGTTGCCGTCCAGGTGATGATCACGACGCGCAATATGCGCCTGGGTGGTACGAACGGGCCCACGACGGCGATGAATGACGCGCAGCTGGATGCACTTGACCACGGCTATACCTATGGCCTCATGTGGCTTGGTGCCGTTGTCGTCCTGATGATCGGGGTCGCACTCCTGATCGGCTATACCGCGCAGGAAGTGGCCCACGCTCAGAAGACCCAGAAGGACCAGAACGAATCAGACTCCGATGACCGCCAGGAGTTCGGCGCGCGGTAG
- a CDS encoding MmpS family transport accessory protein — MRRLWIPLVVLAVVGAGGFTVSRLHGIFGSQKEVTYGDTRTDAAKPINPKYLKYEIWGPPGTVAQISYFNENGDPQFIQGVSLPWTFSFPMVGAAGIGSVAAQGDSDSIGCRITVGDEVKAEKVTNHEVSSFVSCMLKAA, encoded by the coding sequence TTGCGGCGGTTGTGGATTCCGCTCGTGGTGCTCGCCGTGGTCGGCGCCGGCGGGTTCACGGTGTCACGGCTGCACGGCATCTTCGGCTCGCAGAAGGAAGTCACGTACGGCGACACCAGGACCGACGCGGCCAAGCCGATCAACCCCAAGTATCTCAAGTACGAGATCTGGGGTCCGCCCGGAACGGTGGCACAGATCAGCTACTTCAACGAGAACGGCGACCCACAGTTCATCCAGGGAGTGAGCCTGCCATGGACGTTCTCCTTCCCCATGGTCGGCGCGGCAGGAATCGGAAGTGTCGCCGCCCAAGGTGACAGTGACAGCATCGGTTGCCGCATCACGGTCGGCGACGAGGTCAAGGCCGAGAAGGTCACCAATCATGAGGTGAGTTCCTTCGTGTCTTGCATGCTGAAGGCCGCATGA
- a CDS encoding MMPL/RND family transporter has protein sequence MSNHQLQNRQPFVARTLHRFAVPVILAWIGLVFVLGLTVPTLEQVSAEHSVSLNPDDAPAFIAQKRIAEAFKQTDQGSMAFLVLEGQQPLGQEAHDYYDRLIRQMEDDSAHVKRIQNFWGDELTRAAAESSDGKAAYAQISVAGNPGEAQANDSIAAIQRIVAQTPAPPGIKAYVTGPAAIVADMAKSGDSTVLLVTAVSVGVICITLLFVYRSILTVFLLLFVVGIELQVARGIVAFLGHIGVIGLTTFAVNLLVSLVIAAGTDYGIFFVGRYQEARQAGEDREAAYYTAYHSVAKVVLASGLTIAGAVLCLSLARLPFFKVLGVPCAVGIVVAVAVATTLFPALLAAGGRFGLFDPKRILKVRGWRRVGTAIVRWPGPILVASLAVALVGLLTLPGFKPSYNDQNYLPRNIPATLGLEAAQRHFPPSAMKSPEILMVQSDHDLRNPADFLILNKLAKAVLAVPGISKVQSVTRPQGTPIAHTTIPYLLSMQQAGQQQFMQFQKIRMDDLLKQADMLGDTITIMERMFAIMQQLVATTHNMVIKTHEMQEITNELRDHISDFEDFWRPIRNYFYWEPHCYDIPLCYSIRSIFDTLDGVSALTDKLGEMVNELDKLDALMPQLVAQFPEMLTIMKSMRTMLLTMHSTMSGVFGQMDDGTNNSTAMGKAFDSAQNDDSFYLPPDVFKNKDFKRVMDIFMSPDGASSQMLISQKGDPSTPAGMAQVDAIKSAAEEALKGTPLEGAQIFLTGTAAGTKDIVEGSEYDLMIAVVAAICLIFIVMLMMTRSLIAALVIVGTVLISLGASFGLSVFVWQYLLGVQIHWAVLVMSVIILLAVGSDYNLLLVARMKEEIGAGINTGIIRAMGGTGKVVTNAGLVFAFTMMSMLVSDLTSIGQVGTTIGLGLLFDTLVVRAFMTPSIAALLGRWFWWPQQVRPRPASSMLRSTGPRPLVRALLTGQQQ, from the coding sequence ATGAGCAACCACCAGCTGCAGAACCGCCAGCCGTTTGTGGCTCGGACGCTCCACCGCTTCGCCGTACCCGTCATCCTGGCGTGGATCGGGCTGGTCTTCGTCTTGGGCCTGACAGTGCCCACCCTCGAGCAGGTTTCGGCCGAACATTCGGTGTCGCTGAATCCCGACGACGCGCCCGCCTTCATCGCCCAGAAACGGATCGCAGAGGCTTTCAAGCAGACCGATCAGGGCAGCATGGCGTTCCTCGTCTTGGAGGGGCAACAGCCCCTCGGCCAGGAAGCCCACGACTATTACGACCGCCTGATTCGTCAGATGGAAGACGATTCGGCGCACGTGAAGCGCATCCAGAACTTCTGGGGAGATGAACTCACCAGGGCCGCGGCGGAAAGCTCGGATGGGAAGGCGGCGTACGCCCAGATATCCGTGGCCGGTAACCCAGGCGAGGCCCAGGCCAACGATTCGATCGCGGCCATCCAGCGCATCGTCGCGCAGACTCCTGCGCCTCCCGGCATCAAGGCCTACGTCACCGGCCCGGCCGCAATCGTCGCCGATATGGCCAAAAGCGGCGACAGCACGGTGCTCCTCGTTACCGCGGTCAGCGTCGGGGTCATCTGCATCACTTTGCTCTTCGTCTATCGCTCGATCCTCACCGTGTTTCTGCTGCTGTTCGTCGTCGGCATCGAGTTGCAAGTGGCCCGCGGGATCGTCGCCTTCCTCGGCCATATCGGAGTCATCGGTCTGACCACGTTCGCCGTGAACCTGTTGGTATCACTGGTGATCGCGGCCGGAACCGACTACGGAATCTTCTTCGTCGGCCGCTATCAGGAGGCGCGCCAGGCCGGTGAGGATCGGGAAGCTGCGTACTACACGGCGTACCACAGCGTCGCCAAGGTGGTGCTGGCCTCGGGATTGACGATCGCCGGAGCGGTGCTCTGCCTGAGCTTGGCCCGGCTGCCGTTCTTCAAGGTCTTGGGTGTGCCATGTGCGGTCGGCATCGTGGTCGCCGTCGCGGTCGCCACGACACTGTTCCCTGCCCTGCTTGCCGCCGGCGGACGGTTCGGCCTTTTCGACCCCAAGCGGATACTCAAGGTCCGTGGCTGGCGACGTGTCGGAACCGCGATCGTCCGTTGGCCGGGACCGATCCTGGTCGCGTCATTGGCCGTCGCCCTCGTCGGCTTACTGACCTTGCCCGGCTTCAAACCGAGCTACAACGATCAGAACTATCTGCCGAGGAACATCCCCGCCACTCTCGGGCTGGAGGCCGCGCAGCGACACTTCCCACCGTCGGCCATGAAGTCCCCTGAGATCCTGATGGTGCAGTCCGATCACGATCTGCGCAATCCCGCCGATTTCCTGATCCTCAACAAGCTGGCCAAGGCGGTTCTCGCCGTACCGGGTATCTCCAAGGTGCAGTCGGTGACCAGGCCTCAGGGAACCCCGATCGCCCACACGACGATTCCCTACCTGCTCAGCATGCAACAGGCCGGCCAGCAGCAATTCATGCAATTTCAGAAAATCCGCATGGACGACCTACTCAAGCAGGCCGACATGCTGGGCGACACCATCACCATCATGGAGCGCATGTTCGCGATCATGCAGCAGTTGGTCGCCACAACGCACAACATGGTGATCAAGACGCATGAAATGCAGGAAATCACCAACGAATTGCGCGATCACATCTCGGATTTCGAAGATTTCTGGCGGCCCATTCGCAATTACTTCTACTGGGAACCGCACTGCTACGACATCCCGCTGTGCTATTCGATCAGATCTATTTTCGACACCCTCGACGGCGTCAGCGCACTCACCGACAAGCTCGGTGAAATGGTCAACGAACTCGACAAACTTGATGCGCTGATGCCGCAGCTTGTCGCGCAGTTCCCCGAGATGCTCACGATCATGAAGAGCATGCGGACCATGCTGCTGACGATGCACAGCACCATGTCCGGTGTCTTCGGCCAGATGGACGATGGCACCAATAATTCAACCGCGATGGGCAAGGCCTTCGATAGCGCCCAGAACGACGATTCGTTCTACCTCCCGCCCGACGTCTTCAAGAACAAAGACTTCAAGCGGGTGATGGACATCTTCATGTCGCCCGACGGCGCCTCATCTCAAATGCTGATTTCGCAGAAAGGCGACCCCTCGACACCCGCGGGCATGGCCCAAGTGGATGCGATCAAGAGCGCGGCCGAGGAGGCCCTCAAGGGCACCCCACTGGAGGGCGCTCAGATATTCCTCACCGGCACCGCGGCGGGGACCAAAGATATCGTCGAAGGCTCGGAATACGACCTGATGATCGCGGTCGTCGCTGCGATCTGCCTGATCTTCATAGTCATGTTGATGATGACGCGAAGCCTGATTGCCGCCCTGGTGATCGTCGGCACCGTATTGATCTCGCTGGGTGCGTCTTTCGGGCTCTCCGTGTTCGTGTGGCAATACCTGCTCGGCGTCCAAATTCACTGGGCAGTGCTGGTGATGTCGGTGATCATCCTGTTGGCGGTGGGATCCGACTACAACCTGTTGTTGGTCGCGCGCATGAAAGAGGAAATCGGCGCCGGTATCAACACCGGAATCATCCGGGCCATGGGCGGTACCGGCAAGGTCGTGACGAATGCGGGCCTGGTGTTCGCCTTCACGATGATGTCCATGCTCGTCAGCGACT